The proteins below come from a single Enterobacteriaceae endosymbiont of Donacia fulgens genomic window:
- a CDS encoding basic amino acid/polyamine antiporter → MNKKLNLISLTSLVLSSMLGAGVFSLPQNMAIIAGPLALIIGWIITGIGIIFLATTLLLLNKIKPDLQGGIFSYAKNGFGNLIGFFSAWGYWLCAIIANVSYLVIVFSAISFFIDTPKNIIFSNGNTWQSILGASILLWLVHFLLLNGAQTASIINKITTLCKLIPLSIFILLSFIAFNFKKFQIDLMGYYLNISLLKQIKNTMLITLWVFIGVEGAVILSSRAKNKNDVGKATLLAVIIALFIYSLVTLLSFGIMNRIDLASMKNPSMAGLMTILIGKFGNLFTAIGLIISVCGAYLSWTIMAAEVPCIASKNNIFPKILSKQNCNNAPSYALWFTNISMQLCLILIWISKVNYNKLLTIASEMILVPYFLVGAYLLKISFRKKNKFNFFISLGSCIYSIWLLYAAGFTNLLLSLVLYIPGLIFLILTKINNPNILFLNKIEKFFCFILLLISFYSLYFLIK, encoded by the coding sequence TTGAATAAAAAATTAAATTTAATATCACTTACATCATTAGTTCTTAGTTCTATGTTAGGAGCTGGAGTATTTAGTTTACCACAAAATATGGCTATAATTGCTGGTCCTTTAGCTTTAATAATAGGATGGATTATCACTGGGATTGGAATTATTTTTTTAGCTACAACATTATTATTATTAAATAAAATAAAACCTGATCTTCAAGGAGGAATTTTTTCATATGCAAAAAATGGATTTGGTAATTTAATTGGATTTTTTTCTGCATGGGGATATTGGTTATGTGCTATTATTGCAAATGTTTCTTATTTAGTTATCGTATTTTCTGCTATTAGTTTTTTTATTGATACTCCAAAAAATATTATTTTTAGTAATGGTAATACATGGCAATCTATATTAGGAGCATCAATTTTATTATGGTTAGTTCATTTTTTATTACTTAATGGAGCACAAACTGCATCTATCATTAATAAAATAACTACATTATGTAAATTAATACCTTTAAGTATTTTTATTCTTTTATCTTTTATCGCTTTTAATTTTAAAAAATTTCAAATAGATTTAATGGGATATTATTTAAATATTTCTCTGTTAAAACAAATTAAAAATACAATGTTAATTACTTTATGGGTATTTATTGGAGTAGAAGGAGCTGTGATTTTATCATCTAGAGCAAAAAATAAAAATGATGTTGGTAAAGCTACTTTATTAGCAGTGATTATTGCATTATTTATATATTCATTAGTAACTTTATTATCTTTTGGAATTATGAATAGAATAGATTTAGCAAGTATGAAAAATCCTTCAATGGCAGGGCTAATGACAATTTTAATTGGTAAATTTGGTAATTTATTTACTGCAATAGGATTAATTATATCAGTATGCGGAGCTTATTTAAGCTGGACTATTATGGCAGCAGAAGTTCCATGTATTGCTTCTAAAAATAATATATTTCCTAAGATATTATCTAAACAAAATTGTAATAATGCACCATCATATGCTTTATGGTTTACTAATATTAGTATGCAATTATGTTTAATATTAATCTGGATCTCTAAAGTAAATTATAATAAGTTATTAACTATTGCATCTGAAATGATATTAGTACCATATTTTTTAGTAGGTGCATATTTATTAAAAATATCTTTTAGAAAAAAAAATAAATTTAATTTTTTTATAAGTTTAGGTTCTTGTATCTATTCTATATGGTTATTATATGCAGCAGGATTTACAAATTTATTATTATCATTAGTATTATACATTCCTGGATTAATATTTTTAATATTAACTAAAATTAATAATCCAAATATTTTATTTTTAAATAAAATAGAAAAATTTTTTTGTTTTATTTTATTATTAATATCTTTTTATTCTTTATATTTTTTAATTAAATAA
- a CDS encoding Nif3-like dinuclear metal center hexameric protein, with protein sequence MIKNKELEIIINNKLNTNFSIQDYIPNGLQIEGKKYIKNIIMGVSACQKLLDIAVKLKTDAIIVHHGYFWNNESSVIRGLKKKRIYTILKNNINLYSWHLPLDINQQIGNNIYLAKILNINFKGIINPFVFYGYLKNKISIKKFLFIIKNKLNRTPLHFGENAPKKIYKIAWCSGAGQKFLEKVIKYNIDVFITGEVSEMNFHIANENKIHFISAGHHATEKGGVIMLGNWLKKKFKLNTNFININNPV encoded by the coding sequence ATGATAAAAAATAAAGAATTAGAAATTATTATTAATAATAAGTTAAATACTAATTTTAGTATACAAGATTATATACCGAATGGATTACAAATAGAAGGTAAAAAATATATAAAAAATATTATAATGGGAGTTAGTGCTTGCCAAAAATTATTAGATATTGCTGTAAAATTAAAGACAGATGCTATTATAGTTCATCATGGATATTTTTGGAATAATGAATCTTCAGTTATTAGAGGATTGAAAAAAAAAAGAATATATACAATATTAAAAAATAATATTAATTTATATAGTTGGCATCTTCCTTTAGATATTAATCAACAAATAGGAAATAATATTTATTTAGCTAAAATTTTAAATATAAATTTTAAAGGTATAATTAATCCTTTTGTTTTTTATGGATATTTAAAAAATAAAATTAGTATAAAAAAATTTCTTTTTATTATAAAAAATAAATTAAATAGAACACCGTTACATTTCGGAGAAAATGCTCCAAAAAAAATTTATAAAATTGCTTGGTGTAGTGGAGCAGGACAAAAATTTTTAGAAAAAGTTATAAAATATAATATAGATGTTTTTATTACAGGAGAAGTATCAGAAATGAATTTTCATATTGCAAATGAAAATAAAATTCATTTTATTAGTGCTGGACATCATGCAACTGAAAAAGGTGGAGTTATTATGCTAGGTAATTGGTTAAAAAAAAAATTTAAATTAAATACTAATTTTATTAATATAAATAATCCAGTATAA
- a CDS encoding signal recognition particle protein, protein MFENLSNKLSKILSRIRNYGRLTEKNIQDTLDEIYINLLEADVALEVTKNFINKIKKDAIGKKINNNFTPGQEFIKLIHKNLIKIMDSSDKNINLAIQPPAIILFIGLQGVGKTTSVVKLAYFLKKKYKKKVLVASTDIYRPAAIQQLKILAKSVKIDFFDINLNLSPIEISEKVLNYARINFYDILIIDTAGRLHIDKKMMKEIKNISNLLCPIEILFVIDAMTGQDSINSAKKFNELLPITGIFLTKADSDTRGGAFLSTKYVIKKPIKFVGNGEKINNITIFSPDIIASKILGMSSELAVIENIKKKINFKENQKIINKLKSKKTLDFKDFLEQLEQIKLIGNKNISFLLNKMKMNNIQYPTNSIINIMNIDDSTIKNIKAIMTSMTKSEKQNINILNYSRKKRISLGSGVSILKINVILKQYNQMKLINKKMKKNNNINKIIKYVKNFFNFRK, encoded by the coding sequence ATGTTTGAAAATTTAAGTAATAAATTATCTAAAATATTATCAAGAATTAGAAATTATGGACGTTTAACAGAAAAAAATATTCAAGATACTTTAGATGAAATCTATATTAATTTATTAGAAGCTGATGTTGCATTAGAAGTAACTAAAAATTTTATTAATAAAATTAAAAAAGATGCTATTGGTAAAAAAATTAATAATAATTTTACCCCAGGACAAGAATTTATAAAATTAATACATAAGAATTTAATAAAAATTATGGATTCTTCTGATAAGAATATTAATCTTGCAATTCAACCTCCAGCTATAATATTATTTATAGGATTACAAGGTGTAGGTAAAACAACTAGTGTTGTAAAATTAGCATATTTTTTAAAAAAAAAATATAAAAAAAAAGTTTTAGTAGCATCAACAGATATATATAGACCAGCAGCTATACAGCAATTAAAAATTTTAGCAAAAAGTGTAAAAATTGATTTTTTTGATATAAATTTAAATCTTTCACCAATAGAAATATCCGAAAAAGTACTAAATTATGCTAGAATAAACTTTTATGACATATTAATTATAGATACAGCTGGTAGATTACATATTGATAAGAAAATGATGAAAGAAATAAAAAATATCTCTAATTTATTATGTCCTATAGAAATTTTATTTGTTATTGATGCAATGACAGGACAAGATTCAATTAATAGTGCTAAAAAATTTAATGAATTATTACCAATAACAGGAATTTTTTTAACTAAAGCTGATAGTGATACTAGAGGGGGAGCTTTTTTATCTACAAAATATGTTATAAAAAAACCTATTAAATTTGTTGGTAATGGAGAAAAAATAAATAATATTACAATATTTTCTCCTGATATAATTGCTTCTAAAATATTAGGTATGTCTTCTGAATTAGCTGTTATTGAAAACATCAAAAAAAAAATTAATTTCAAAGAAAATCAAAAAATAATTAATAAATTAAAAAGTAAAAAAACATTAGATTTTAAAGATTTTTTAGAACAATTAGAACAAATAAAATTAATAGGTAATAAAAATATTTCTTTTTTATTAAACAAAATGAAAATGAATAATATTCAATATCCTACAAATTCTATAATAAATATTATGAATATAGACGATTCAACTATAAAAAATATTAAAGCAATAATGACATCTATGACTAAATCAGAAAAACAAAATATTAACATACTTAATTATTCTCGGAAAAAAAGAATATCATTAGGATCAGGAGTTTCTATTTTAAAAATAAATGTTATACTAAAACAATATAATCAAATGAAATTAATTAATAAAAAAATGAAAAAAAATAATAATATTAATAAAATAATAAAATATGTAAAAAACTTTTTTAATTTTAGAAAATAG
- the rpsP gene encoding 30S ribosomal protein S16, which produces MIKIRLSRKGIKKKPFYQIIVTDSRNSRDGRFIEKLGYFNPFNSKKNCKKKIIKFNKDRINFWLSKGAILSKRVYSLIK; this is translated from the coding sequence ATGATTAAAATTAGATTATCTAGAAAAGGTATAAAAAAAAAACCTTTTTATCAAATAATTGTTACTGATAGTAGAAATTCTAGAGATGGACGTTTTATAGAAAAATTAGGTTATTTTAATCCTTTTAATTCTAAAAAAAATTGTAAAAAAAAAATAATAAAATTTAATAAAGATAGAATTAATTTTTGGTTATCTAAGGGCGCTATTCTCTCAAAAAGAGTATATAGTTTAATAAAATAA
- the rimM gene encoding ribosome maturation factor RimM (Essential for efficient processing of 16S rRNA) produces MNILNKKIILGKFGKIYGIKGLIRLFSYTEKKKSIFLYKKLFIINNIKDIFFIKFNKYKDKKKYFIVKINNVNKNEDTIKFINHEIYIFKNELIKYKKEKEYYWDEIIGCYILNNNNINIGKVINIITIKLYDILIIQPNNLYMKKKILIPFIEPNIIKNIDLINKIIKVNWDF; encoded by the coding sequence ATGAATATTTTAAATAAAAAAATAATTTTAGGTAAATTTGGTAAAATTTATGGTATTAAAGGATTAATTAGATTATTTTCTTACACTGAAAAAAAAAAAAGTATTTTTTTATATAAAAAATTATTTATTATTAATAATATAAAAGATATTTTTTTTATAAAATTTAATAAATATAAAGATAAAAAAAAATATTTTATTGTTAAAATTAATAATGTTAATAAAAATGAAGATACTATTAAATTTATCAATCATGAAATTTATATTTTTAAAAATGAATTAATAAAATATAAAAAAGAAAAAGAATATTATTGGGATGAGATAATTGGATGTTATATATTAAATAATAATAATATTAATATAGGTAAAGTTATAAATATTATAACAATAAAATTATATGATATACTTATTATTCAACCTAATAACTTATATATGAAAAAAAAAATATTAATTCCTTTTATTGAACCTAATATAATTAAAAATATAGATTTAATAAATAAAATTATTAAAGTAAATTGGGATTTTTAA
- the trmD gene encoding tRNA (guanosine(37)-N1)-methyltransferase TrmD, with product MWISIISLFPEMFKKIIKYGLIHKSIKKKLLNINFWNPRDFIKNKFSKIDSNIYGGGGGVILKAEPLIKSIYKAKLEMKNNVKIIYLSPQGKKINIAYIKKLVSYNKMIFICGRYKGIDERVINNFVDEEVSIGDYILSGGELPAMILLDILVRQIPGVLNNISSANTDSFFNNGLLDAPNYTHPKKLTNLKKNIVPSILLSGNHKKIQEWKLQQSLGITWLKRPDLLRKKKLTKKEKILFQNFKKSYLKNK from the coding sequence ATGTGGATTAGTATTATTAGTTTATTTCCAGAAATGTTCAAAAAAATTATAAAATATGGATTAATTCATAAAAGTATAAAAAAAAAATTACTAAATATTAATTTTTGGAATCCTAGAGATTTTATAAAAAATAAATTTAGTAAAATAGATTCTAATATTTATGGAGGTGGTGGAGGAGTTATATTAAAAGCAGAACCATTAATAAAATCTATTTATAAAGCAAAATTAGAAATGAAAAATAATGTTAAAATAATTTATTTATCTCCACAAGGTAAAAAAATTAATATTGCTTATATAAAAAAATTAGTATCATATAACAAAATGATATTTATTTGTGGAAGATATAAAGGTATAGATGAACGTGTTATTAATAATTTTGTAGATGAAGAAGTATCTATTGGTGATTATATTCTTAGTGGGGGAGAATTACCTGCTATGATATTATTAGATATATTAGTAAGACAAATACCTGGTGTATTAAATAATATATCATCTGCTAATACTGATTCTTTTTTTAATAATGGTTTATTAGATGCTCCTAATTATACTCATCCTAAAAAATTAACAAATTTAAAAAAAAATATTGTGCCTTCCATATTATTATCAGGAAATCATAAAAAAATACAAGAATGGAAATTACAACAATCTTTAGGAATAACTTGGTTAAAAAGACCTGATTTATTAAGAAAAAAGAAATTAACAAAAAAAGAGAAAATTTTATTTCAAAATTTTAAAAAATCTTATTTAAAAAATAAATAA
- the rplS gene encoding 50S ribosomal protein L19 gives MNNIISYVEKKQIKNYNKFPIFRSGDTLEIKIWVVEGLKKRLQNFEGIVISLVKKNSFNCSFTIRKLSNGIGVERVFPLYSKIIHSIIIKKTGHVRKAKLYYLRKLTGKAARIKERLL, from the coding sequence ATGAATAATATTATTTCTTATGTAGAAAAAAAACAAATAAAAAATTATAATAAATTTCCTATATTTAGATCTGGAGATACATTAGAAATAAAAATTTGGGTTGTAGAAGGATTAAAAAAAAGACTTCAAAATTTTGAAGGTATTGTTATTTCTTTAGTTAAGAAAAATAGTTTTAATTGTTCTTTTACAATTAGAAAATTATCCAATGGTATTGGAGTTGAACGTGTTTTTCCTTTATATTCTAAAATAATTCATTCTATTATAATTAAAAAAACAGGTCATGTAAGAAAAGCAAAATTATATTATTTACGTAAATTAACAGGTAAAGCAGCTAGAATTAAAGAAAGATTACTTTAA
- the recD gene encoding exodeoxyribonuclease V subunit alpha, protein MQYFLKKLCEIGIIRLIDLYFASIFTTKKQEFLKYSITLLSNNISKGNICLPISKLYLDINIKNQKNKFFIKKIKEINKITNWKNILFLDKKIISNGKKITPIILEDNCLYLYKIWDEENTIVKNFLKNQCMLVEQDKIKNILKFLFINNNKDDFFQKQAICAALTHRISIISGSPGTGKTSIISKIIFTFIKIFNNPLKIRVVATTGKASVRLTQSINNFFKKISLNLINKNEKKNIPKKATTIHNLLKMKIYTEDTLYNSQNKLNLDLLIIDEASMINFNLMSIILKSLSKKTKLILLGDEYQLPSIEYGNMFKDLCYFKNFFFTRKYFIWLNSITNNKLQENYNIPNFFFRNFITVLQHNYRYPNNSGINKLAIMIKKGNIKKIKKLFLLKKYNDINYINIMNEKNYKFMINSFINEYKKYFIFLKKNHNHKNILQKFNYYQIICAVKHGLFGTKTINNIIEQELFNKKILINNIKYHNWYIGRPIIINQNNNFLNLFNGDIGITFFDENDKKLKIKFLLANDKYQVISIKNLPPYDIAYAITTHKSQGSEFEKISLVLPNKFYPILTRELIYTAITRAKKKINIYSHKSIFYKAIKLKIKRFSNIKKKILHYIEKIIYK, encoded by the coding sequence ATGCAATATTTTTTAAAAAAATTATGTGAAATAGGTATTATTAGATTAATTGATCTTTATTTTGCATCTATATTCACAACAAAGAAACAAGAATTTTTAAAATATTCAATTACATTACTTAGTAATAATATTAGTAAAGGTAATATTTGTTTACCAATATCTAAATTATATTTAGATATAAATATTAAAAATCAAAAAAATAAATTTTTTATAAAAAAAATAAAAGAAATAAATAAAATTACAAATTGGAAAAATATATTATTTTTAGATAAAAAAATTATTAGTAATGGTAAAAAAATTACTCCTATTATTTTAGAAGATAATTGCCTTTATTTATATAAAATATGGGATGAAGAAAATACAATAGTAAAAAATTTTCTTAAAAATCAATGTATGTTAGTAGAACAAGATAAAATTAAAAATATATTAAAATTTTTATTTATTAATAATAATAAAGATGATTTTTTTCAGAAACAAGCTATTTGTGCTGCTTTAACACATAGAATTAGTATTATTAGTGGATCTCCAGGAACTGGCAAAACAAGTATAATATCTAAAATAATTTTTACATTTATAAAAATTTTTAACAATCCTTTAAAAATTAGGGTTGTTGCAACTACTGGTAAAGCTTCTGTAAGACTAACTCAATCTATAAACAACTTTTTTAAAAAAATATCTTTAAATTTAATAAATAAAAACGAAAAAAAAAATATTCCAAAAAAAGCAACTACTATACATAATTTATTAAAAATGAAAATCTATACTGAAGATACCTTATATAATTCTCAAAATAAATTAAATTTAGATCTATTAATAATAGATGAAGCATCTATGATTAATTTTAATTTAATGTCTATTATTTTAAAATCTTTATCTAAAAAAACTAAATTAATATTATTAGGAGATGAATATCAATTACCTTCAATAGAGTATGGTAATATGTTTAAAGATTTATGTTATTTTAAAAATTTTTTTTTTACAAGAAAATATTTTATATGGTTAAATAGTATAACTAATAATAAATTACAAGAAAATTATAATATTCCAAATTTTTTTTTCCGTAATTTTATTACTGTATTACAACATAATTATAGATATCCAAATAATTCTGGTATTAATAAATTAGCTATAATGATTAAAAAAGGTAATATAAAAAAAATTAAAAAATTATTTTTATTAAAAAAATATAATGATATTAATTATATTAATATTATGAATGAAAAAAATTATAAATTCATGATTAACTCATTTATTAATGAGTATAAAAAATATTTTATTTTTTTAAAAAAAAATCATAATCATAAAAATATTTTGCAAAAATTTAATTATTATCAAATTATATGTGCAGTTAAACATGGTTTATTTGGTACAAAAACAATTAATAATATTATAGAACAAGAATTATTTAATAAAAAAATATTAATAAATAATATTAAATATCATAATTGGTATATAGGAAGACCAATTATTATTAACCAAAATAATAATTTTTTAAATTTATTTAATGGAGATATTGGAATCACTTTTTTTGATGAAAATGATAAAAAATTAAAAATAAAATTTTTATTAGCTAATGATAAATATCAAGTGATATCTATCAAAAATTTACCTCCTTATGATATAGCTTATGCAATAACTACACATAAATCTCAAGGATCAGAATTTGAAAAAATATCATTAGTATTACCAAATAAATTTTATCCTATTTTAACTAGAGAATTAATTTATACTGCAATTACTAGAGCTAAAAAAAAAATAAATATTTATAGTCACAAATCAATTTTTTATAAAGCAATAAAATTAAAAATTAAAAGATTTTCTAATATTAAAAAAAAAATACTTCATTATATAGAAAAAATTATTTATAAATAA